In a genomic window of Xylophilus rhododendri:
- a CDS encoding pilus assembly protein, which yields MNPVRFLAVPVLGLLLPAIALPAATDLASSPLETSTATLVKPNILFVLDDSGSMDYSYLPDWANDYSSTNAYLLYNSRFNGLYYDPAVTYTPPVNYAGTSYSSMTAANTSAWKSVPADGYGVQSSSSSSLVNNAYYYYFTPGEYCSSTNLRTCATQTAASTAYPYPAYLRWCSTSGLTSCQATRIETAPSGGSTYTYPRFPGRSTSVPGSQTKVSITSSTSSYNYPGTTAKAATRTDCAGTSCTYAEEMTNFANWYAYYQTRMQMTKTSISLAFNVLTTSYRLGYMSINNSTGSDFLNVADITTGSAGQKAAWYAKLFKANPNNSTPLRVALSTAGRYYAGKLSTVNNQSATDPIQYACQRNYTILSTDGYWNESSTPTQINGSSIGDQDGSEARPYLDGNATANTLADVAEYFYATDLRSSTFSNTTNASGVDVSSNAYANKQQRMNTYTVGLGASGYMQYQSGYASATSGDYYDVSKGTAASSATLASGVCSWQSSGSCNWPKPVSDSQTTIDDLWHAAVNGRGTYYSATNASELKSGLTDFLNNVDAASSSSAAATLSTQNLSAGSASYVFGTRFCSAKWFGDLARYSIDATTGAVGSTPSWAESGAGSDCVDATGSLATTPLLDNLAYTARAIYTYDPATSNALLPFQWASLSSTNKAYFQMSAISGLSQFCTTGTNCLAAASQTDSSTAGTTTGAGGINLVNYLRGDRSNEGAASTRYYFPRTHVLGDIANSQPVYVQTPSFSYSDSGYTDFKSAQSARQAMVYVGANDGMLHAFKADTGAESWAYIPSMLLPSLYRLADKNYAATHQFLVDGNLVQADVYASSAWRTILVGGLGGGGRGFYALDVTTPSSPTLLWEFTSDTTKASPYVVDQDLGYSYGKPVVTKLSDGTWVVLLTSGYNNVSPGTGHGILWVLNAATGAVIKKIDTGVGTTSSGGTVAGCSVAPCPSGLSKISAWVDSAYNNTATQVYGGDLFGNLWRFDISALTASGGTATVQLLATLADASGTRQPVTSRPELGLASGVHMVFVGTGAYLGVSDISTTQQQTIYAIKDPLTTSSLSTGLYGSPRANACSTASTATACFVRQILTDSSGTRAASSSVSYSWSLATMNGWYADLPYAGERIDTDPTLQLGTLAFVSNLPSTTGACSVGGTSYLNYLNFANGLKVSGASNAGVLLSSSGLSSSATLASTISRTVVAVTKASDGSVASTTVPTATSASGLRRISWRRLTDSQ from the coding sequence ATGAATCCCGTCCGTTTCCTGGCCGTTCCCGTGCTGGGCCTGCTGCTGCCGGCCATCGCGCTGCCGGCGGCCACCGACCTGGCCTCCTCGCCGCTGGAGACCTCCACCGCCACCCTGGTCAAGCCCAACATCCTCTTCGTGCTGGACGACTCCGGCAGCATGGACTACAGCTACCTGCCGGACTGGGCCAACGACTACAGCTCCACCAACGCCTACCTGCTCTACAACAGCCGCTTCAACGGCCTGTACTACGACCCGGCGGTCACCTACACGCCGCCGGTCAACTACGCGGGCACCAGTTATTCGAGCATGACTGCGGCCAACACCTCGGCCTGGAAGAGCGTGCCGGCCGACGGTTACGGCGTGCAGTCCTCCTCCAGCAGCTCGCTGGTGAACAACGCCTATTACTACTACTTCACGCCGGGCGAGTACTGCAGCTCGACCAACCTGCGGACCTGCGCCACGCAGACAGCGGCCAGCACCGCCTACCCGTATCCGGCCTATCTGCGCTGGTGCTCCACCTCGGGCCTCACCTCCTGCCAGGCCACCCGCATCGAGACCGCGCCCAGCGGCGGCAGCACCTACACCTATCCGCGGTTCCCGGGCCGCAGCACCTCGGTGCCGGGCAGCCAGACCAAGGTCAGCATCACCTCGTCCACCAGCAGCTACAACTACCCCGGCACGACGGCCAAGGCCGCCACCCGCACCGACTGCGCCGGCACCAGCTGCACCTATGCCGAGGAGATGACCAACTTCGCCAACTGGTACGCCTACTACCAGACGCGCATGCAGATGACGAAGACCTCGATCTCGCTGGCCTTCAACGTGCTCACCACCAGCTACCGGCTGGGCTATATGAGCATCAACAACAGCACCGGCAGCGACTTCCTCAACGTGGCCGACATCACCACCGGCAGCGCCGGCCAGAAGGCGGCCTGGTATGCCAAGCTGTTCAAGGCCAATCCCAACAACTCCACGCCGCTGCGGGTGGCCCTGTCCACCGCCGGCCGCTACTACGCGGGCAAGCTGAGCACGGTCAACAACCAGAGCGCCACCGATCCGATCCAGTACGCCTGCCAGCGCAACTACACCATCCTCTCGACCGACGGCTACTGGAACGAGAGCAGCACGCCCACCCAGATCAACGGCAGCAGCATCGGCGACCAGGACGGCAGCGAAGCCCGCCCCTACCTCGACGGCAATGCCACGGCCAACACCCTGGCCGACGTGGCCGAGTATTTCTACGCCACCGACCTGCGCTCCTCCACCTTCTCCAACACCACCAATGCCAGCGGCGTGGATGTGTCGAGCAATGCCTACGCCAACAAGCAGCAGCGCATGAACACCTACACGGTGGGCCTGGGCGCCTCGGGCTACATGCAGTACCAGAGCGGCTATGCCTCGGCCACCAGCGGCGACTACTACGACGTCTCCAAGGGCACCGCCGCCAGCAGCGCCACCCTGGCCAGCGGCGTGTGCAGCTGGCAGAGCTCGGGCAGCTGCAACTGGCCCAAGCCGGTGAGCGACAGCCAGACCACCATCGACGATCTCTGGCACGCCGCCGTCAACGGCCGCGGCACCTACTACAGCGCCACCAACGCGTCGGAACTCAAGTCGGGCCTGACCGACTTCCTCAACAACGTGGATGCCGCCAGCAGCAGCTCCGCCGCCGCCACGCTGTCCACCCAGAACCTCAGCGCCGGCTCCGCCAGCTATGTGTTCGGCACCCGCTTCTGTTCGGCCAAGTGGTTCGGCGACCTGGCGCGCTACAGCATCGACGCCACCACCGGCGCGGTGGGCAGCACGCCCAGCTGGGCCGAGTCCGGCGCCGGCAGCGACTGCGTGGATGCCACCGGCAGCCTGGCGACCACGCCGCTGCTGGACAACCTGGCCTACACCGCCCGTGCCATCTACACCTACGACCCGGCCACCAGCAATGCGCTGCTGCCCTTCCAGTGGGCATCGCTGTCGAGCACCAACAAGGCTTATTTCCAGATGTCGGCCATCTCCGGCCTCTCGCAGTTCTGCACCACCGGCACCAACTGCCTGGCCGCGGCCTCGCAGACCGACAGCAGCACCGCCGGCACCACCACCGGCGCGGGCGGCATCAACCTGGTCAACTACCTGCGCGGCGACCGCAGCAACGAAGGCGCCGCCAGCACCAGGTACTACTTCCCGCGCACCCATGTGCTGGGCGACATCGCCAATTCGCAGCCGGTGTATGTGCAGACGCCGTCCTTCAGTTATTCGGACAGCGGCTACACCGATTTCAAATCGGCCCAGTCCGCCCGCCAGGCCATGGTCTACGTGGGCGCGAACGACGGCATGCTGCATGCCTTCAAGGCCGACACCGGTGCCGAGAGCTGGGCCTACATCCCCTCGATGCTGCTGCCCTCGCTCTACCGGCTGGCCGATAAGAACTACGCCGCCACCCACCAGTTCCTGGTGGACGGCAACCTGGTGCAGGCCGATGTCTATGCATCGAGTGCCTGGCGCACCATCCTGGTCGGCGGCCTGGGCGGGGGAGGGCGCGGCTTCTACGCCCTGGACGTGACCACGCCTTCCTCGCCCACGCTGCTGTGGGAGTTCACCTCGGACACCACCAAGGCATCGCCCTATGTGGTGGACCAGGACCTGGGCTATTCCTACGGCAAGCCCGTCGTCACCAAACTCTCCGACGGCACCTGGGTCGTGCTGCTGACCTCGGGCTACAACAACGTCTCGCCCGGCACCGGCCACGGCATCCTGTGGGTGCTCAACGCGGCGACCGGCGCGGTCATCAAGAAGATCGACACGGGCGTGGGCACCACCAGCAGCGGCGGCACGGTGGCCGGCTGCAGCGTGGCACCCTGCCCGAGCGGCTTGTCCAAGATCAGCGCCTGGGTCGACAGCGCCTACAACAACACGGCCACCCAGGTCTACGGCGGCGACCTCTTCGGCAACCTCTGGCGCTTCGACATCAGCGCGCTGACGGCCAGCGGCGGCACCGCCACCGTGCAGCTGCTGGCGACGCTGGCCGATGCCTCGGGCACCCGCCAGCCGGTCACCTCGCGGCCCGAGCTGGGCCTCGCCAGCGGCGTGCACATGGTCTTCGTCGGCACCGGCGCCTACCTGGGCGTGAGCGATATCTCCACCACCCAGCAGCAGACGATCTACGCGATCAAGGACCCGCTCACCACCTCCTCGCTCAGCACCGGCCTCTACGGCAGCCCGCGGGCCAACGCCTGCTCCACCGCGTCCACCGCCACCGCCTGTTTCGTGCGGCAGATCCTCACCGACAGCAGCGGCACCCGCGCGGCGAGCAGCTCGGTCAGCTACTCCTGGAGCCTGGCGACCATGAACGGCTGGTACGCCGACCTGCCCTACGCAGGCGAGCGCATCGACACCGATCCCACCCTGCAGCTGGGCACGCTGGCCTTCGTCTCCAACCTGCCGAGCACCACCGGCGCCTGCAGCGTGGGCGGCACGAGTTATCTCAACTACCTCAACTTCGCCAATGGCCTGAAGGTGTCCGGCGCCTCCAACGCGGGCGTGCTGCTGTCGTCCTCCGGGCTGTCGAGCAGCGCCACCCTGGCCAGCACCATCAGCCGCACCGTCGTGGCCGTCACCAAGGCATCGGACGGCTCGGTCGCCAGCACCACCGTGCCCACCGCCACCAGCGCCAGCGGTCTGCGCCGCATTTCCTGGCGGCGGCTGACGGACAGCCAGTGA
- a CDS encoding pilus assembly PilX family protein, whose amino-acid sequence MNARRARRPGQRGFVLIVALVALVIMSLAAVALMRTVSTVTLVSGNLAYEQAAVTASDAGTEAAIVWIENNSGQASSSTATTCAATVGATVMACDQKARGYLASRTDPSSTQSWGDVWDALVSAGATPVAQAADAAGNTASYLVQRMCAGTGDASSAIGCSTAPASTACGSSMTLDSNAGAGNISCTSPTYYRITVKVAGPRGTTSYQQTMVAL is encoded by the coding sequence ATGAACGCTCGTCGTGCCCGGCGACCCGGGCAGCGGGGCTTCGTGCTCATCGTCGCCCTGGTCGCGCTGGTCATCATGTCGCTGGCCGCCGTCGCGCTGATGCGCACCGTCTCCACCGTGACGCTGGTCAGCGGCAACCTGGCTTACGAGCAGGCGGCCGTCACCGCTTCGGATGCCGGCACGGAGGCGGCCATCGTCTGGATCGAGAACAACTCGGGCCAGGCCAGTTCCAGCACCGCGACGACTTGCGCCGCCACCGTCGGCGCCACCGTGATGGCCTGCGACCAGAAGGCGCGCGGCTATCTGGCCAGCCGCACCGACCCGAGCAGCACCCAGAGCTGGGGCGATGTGTGGGATGCCCTGGTCTCGGCCGGCGCCACGCCGGTCGCGCAAGCCGCCGATGCGGCGGGCAACACCGCCTCCTATCTCGTCCAGCGCATGTGCGCCGGCACGGGCGATGCCAGCAGCGCCATCGGCTGCTCCACCGCGCCGGCCTCCACCGCCTGCGGCAGCAGCATGACGCTCGACAGCAATGCCGGCGCCGGCAACATCAGCTGCACCAGCCCGACCTACTACCGCATCACGGTGAAAGTGGCCGGGCCGCGCGGCACCACCTCCTATCAGCAGACCATGGTGGCTCTATGA
- a CDS encoding helix-turn-helix domain-containing transcriptional regulator, giving the protein MEKRIDFDMADFLDSPEAMTEYLSQVLADGNASELLAALGHVARAKNKIERRAPSQSVIP; this is encoded by the coding sequence TTGGAAAAGCGGATCGATTTCGACATGGCAGACTTTCTCGACAGCCCCGAAGCGATGACTGAGTACCTGTCGCAGGTGCTCGCAGACGGCAACGCGTCGGAGCTACTAGCTGCGCTTGGCCACGTCGCGCGTGCAAAAAACAAGATCGAGAGACGCGCTCCCAGCCAATCGGTCATACCTTGA